GGTGGGGTAAAAATtgacagtgaaaaatatcagttTGATATTTTCAGTGTTCAAAACAtcatgatttaattttatttcactgatataccgacggaaagcatataataaacagAACTGTTTTCATGTAGGGAAGTTAGAATATCTATAGGTCATACCCGTCTTATCACTATCTCTAGGATGTAGCTCGATACACAACCCCTGCAGTTTTACATGTACAACTGCCACAATACTAGGAATGTTCAAACCCTAATAGagatatcaaatatgtattcgTGTAACATCGAACTTAGTATTTTAGCATTTGAACGCTCATGCGACATTCACTAAACTACCTTGTTAAAAGGTAATCATGGTATTGGAAATGATAACAAAACTACTAGTGCCATTCAAAGAAAACGTAGACACTGTACATACAACAGTTAATGAAggtaaatattatgtttattcataTCACATATATCGTTTGAATCTGTTATTTctgggtcaaaggtcatttTGGTACATTGATTGTGCTCATTTGTACAAAAAGAACTCAGCTTCGAAATTAAGCTAGCTATATTCTGTATTTTTTACATAGGATATTGACTGAGAGTTGTAAtctttttatccaaaataacaataatgattgCAAAGATCCATCCACCATGCAGTTCCATTTTAGAGAGGCTTGTTTTCATAGTATGTGTAGCACGCTGAGATATCGTTGTTATTTATTGTGTGTACTTGGAGAGCTGTCGTTTTTGTTCAAGTAAGTAGGattgtttatgataataattgtATAGCACTTTTAAACAGGAAACTTACAGTTGTGAGAATTTTACGAATCACAGTAAAACTTGTTGCGCCGTACTCCTTTCAACGTCATCCATTTCTATAATTCGCTGAGGTAATCAAAGATTGATACTCGGAAAGTGTGGTTCAGATATGCttgttaatttgttatattttacctTTTAGCATGAGTGCATTCAGGCACAACGTTTGATAGTagtatacacatgtacatgtgtatatatgatTAATCTCTGAAATATTAACATACAACCCAATTTAATACCGTGCTCAGTCTTAGccttttattgttaaaacaatcatcaaaatGGCAAAAAGACAACCCATCTAGTCCACTTTTATAGTAGTAaccttaaaaatacattgatttatGTAATCCAAAATATTAAGTGCCAACATCAAAACATGATTAACTTATCAAgaatgtatgtgtatttgttaatgGCCCTCGTTCATTATGAAGTTTGCATACTTACACATATGCTCAGTTACAGTTACACATTTTGTTACAAGAAGTATTTTTTACTGAATGTAATGTCTAAACCAAACGTAGATGTAACaggtttaaatgcattttaagaaatgttttatgtagttGATCATTGCAGAAGCGCCACAGAGTGAGTTGTGGTTGTTTGTTTTCCAGTCGAACAATAAACGTAACTCAATACTTAGAGTTTGCACTACGATGACAACGTCGACATTAATGACCAATTGCTATCACCCCGACATTTattcgaaaaacagacgagctaattcatttaatttcagtcttatcatatgaatatatataataaatgatatacaaaCTGACTTAACCAAtaaattcaattcaaacataaaaatatgaaatttaaagcTGTTTATTGAAAAGACCACACAAATATACATTATCATTCAATAATAGGAAATGACAGATATATGGACACACATAATATgaatgaaacataatatttcaaaaagggtGAATTAAAAACGTGAAGTGTCAATGATAATTTATTGaatcaatttgaataattatttatcacAGAAACAGAAGCTGGATTCCTAATAAGAAATATTCTACTCTGCTCTTAAGTGAAGATCTGTTTCTTGAATTTCTTTTACCTACTGGCATATTGTTTTAATCTGgaacatattgtttatattgttaatattgttaataaagtGTAGAACCGGTATAGCAATTAAGCATACAAGTTTCAAATTGAATCTGTAGTTTTAAGTATTTTGCAAATGTTTGTCAGATATGTAGgtaaatttaacatataaatattatggACTTATGTTTTTACAGTTGTATACACAAGGTTAATTCTTAGTATCTTAAGTCTATATTCAACGTTTTACCAtccaatattaaaaaaagcagAAAGgcttaaaacacaataaaacacaatattcaAACAAGTATGTGTAGTCCAAACAGTCTAACGTTTCTACACTAAAAACGTGGTTGTTGAATGGCAGTTTTATAAACTATAACAAAGGCTTTTGTTGtagtagaaaaaataaaagcaatctGTAATTCTTATATTATCAAAAGATCTTTTCATATTCTACTTAAAAAACAACCCTGTATTAGATTTACTGATTAAGTAAAACCAGGAAACACAACAAAATGGCGTGATCGGACATCTATTCTGGCTTAATAAGGGTGGCAAATGCCCGGATTGCTTCTGTCAAACCTGTCGTTAAAAACTGCTGGCCTTCAATATTCTTGCACTTTGGGCAAAAGCGGGACGCCGATCCCTCGTACCAGGTTTCAACACACTGCTGGCACCCGATGAGACTCTTGCAACATGTTGCATACATGGGTTGCACCATAGCTCCTATAACAAACAGCATATCATGTCGTGCATGTTGTCATTTCAGTATCCCAATACAAGTACAATCACTATAAATATATCATGCCGTGGAGTAAAAGTGCTGcagtttttatacatttgtcacagtttaaagctgcactctcacagattgaagtttttgacaactttttttattttttgtcttggaacgagccattttttgcgaaaatgcatggaaaccagttatataagacggctgacaaaatTTAGtacacagatttttatatttaagttcaaaattgatgttttatgcatgttttaaaccgttagtaacggtttaagccataaaacataaattttcgaacggaaatatgaaaatctgcgatctgatttttggtcagcaatcttatatcattggtttgcagatatttacgcaaaaatttgccctttccaagacaaaaaataaaaaaagttgtaaaactggtaaatctgtaagagtgcagctttaaccatcaaccaacatataacatttttttttttatataaatcgaGCTCAGTAAAGCGAAAGCTACAGCTTATTCATTTACACTCTAGTCCGTTTCCTGAGTAAACATCGGTATTGATGCTTATTTTAGGGCCATAAAAAGTTCCTCTGTTGCGGATCGAATTCACacacctcttggatgagaggcggtCACCTATGTCATTAGACCCCTCCAACCCTGGTCGGAATTGAACACACAGCCCATTGGGTGAGAGGCGTTCACCTATGCCATTAGACCCCACCCACCCTTGGCGGAAACTAAAATACACAGCCTCTTCGATGAGAGGCGGTCACCTATGCCATTAGGCCCTTCTCACCCTTATAGACATCGAACACACAGCCTCTTTGATGAGAGACGGTCACCTATGTAATTAGACCCTTCTAACCCTAGAAGACATCGAACACACAGATTCTGGAGAGAACGACGGACACGCATACCGGTTAACCGCCTTAATTCatgcttttatttataacacaagATCAATGTTAAACGTATTAAAATATTGGTAATGGCTTTACCTTTGCAAATTATGCACATGAAGGCATCATTCATGACCCGCTCTTGTTCACGTGTTACGAACACGACAACCGGACCAGTCTCAAACTTTTGGTGTATCTCATCCATCTGACGCTGTACAGATCTTGTTCTATCTAGGATGGTGGCCATGAGGTCCCTGGATTCCTCTAGTTGTTCGACGCTCCCCCAACCCAAAGCAGCAGCTGGGGGCTGATCACTTCGTCTGTTGTAATT
The Mya arenaria isolate MELC-2E11 chromosome 12, ASM2691426v1 DNA segment above includes these coding regions:
- the LOC128211129 gene encoding uncharacterized protein LOC128211129; its protein translation is MYFDFKRKSGGGGVVEDSVSFSVEENAVYITFEEEEVAQRVVNRGSHKVHNQEIEVTLFKPKRSTRQTSKPVHIPFKEEEVGSDFWKSQTSKEFCPIESEESDCVAGRLNNQRRSDQPPAAALGWGSVEQLEESRDLMATILDRTRSVQRQMDEIHQKFETGPVVVFVTREQERVMNDAFMCIICKGAMVQPMYATCCKSLIGCQQCVETWYEGSASRFCPKCKNIEGQQFLTTGLTEAIRAFATLIKPE